A window from Thermococcus sp. 21S7 encodes these proteins:
- a CDS encoding ABC transporter ATP-binding protein, with protein MNIIETENLTKVYDGTVAVDHLNLAVKKGRVFGFLGPNGAGKTTTILLLLGLLEPTEGTAHVAGINVQEKPVEVKRISGFVPAEGGLYPNLSAMDNLLYFAKFYRIPRGEAEKRAKELLELVGLESAAGKKVGGFSTGMKQRLLLAQALLNDPEVLFLDEPTSGLDPRGAVEIRNLLRGLRKEGKTIFFSSHILSEVEEVSDEIGIISRGKLLISGSQEEIKKKFMEDKMVITVETKEPLDITDLNVEFIGWRKTGPNGLTVYTSKDVREELITELTNKGYTVIDIHLHEPSLEEVFLELVYGGEEQ; from the coding sequence GTGAATATTATTGAAACTGAGAACCTCACCAAAGTGTACGACGGTACCGTAGCCGTCGATCATCTTAATCTAGCAGTAAAGAAGGGAAGGGTCTTCGGTTTTCTTGGACCAAACGGTGCCGGCAAAACAACAACAATCCTCCTTCTCCTGGGGTTACTGGAGCCGACAGAAGGAACGGCCCACGTTGCAGGGATAAACGTTCAAGAAAAGCCAGTTGAAGTCAAGAGGATAAGCGGTTTTGTACCCGCGGAGGGCGGCCTCTATCCAAACCTGAGCGCCATGGACAACCTGCTCTATTTCGCCAAGTTCTACAGGATTCCAAGGGGCGAAGCCGAAAAGAGAGCGAAGGAGCTCCTTGAACTCGTGGGACTGGAGAGTGCGGCCGGTAAGAAGGTCGGCGGCTTCTCCACCGGAATGAAGCAGCGCCTCCTCCTGGCGCAGGCACTCCTGAACGACCCCGAAGTGCTCTTCCTGGATGAACCCACGAGCGGCCTTGACCCTCGGGGAGCGGTGGAAATAAGGAACCTCCTGCGGGGGCTCAGGAAAGAGGGAAAAACGATTTTCTTCTCGTCCCATATCCTCAGCGAAGTCGAAGAGGTCAGCGACGAGATAGGAATAATCTCAAGGGGAAAGCTCCTGATCAGCGGAAGCCAGGAGGAGATAAAGAAGAAGTTCATGGAGGACAAGATGGTGATAACCGTCGAAACCAAAGAACCCCTGGACATCACAGACCTGAACGTTGAGTTTATAGGGTGGCGCAAGACCGGGCCCAACGGTCTGACGGTTTACACCTCAAAAGACGTCAGGGAAGAACTGATAACGGAACTCACGAACAAGGGCTACACGGTCATAGACATCCATCTGCACGAGCCGAGTCTCGAAGAGGTATTTCTTGAGCTCGTCTATGGAGGTGAGGAGCAATGA
- a CDS encoding ABC transporter permease subunit, with translation MIGAIAGKEFRDYLTSKRFIVLFAFLLGVTLLALVQVKVGMTTWQGISIEIGKENLKVYQVMGGVTYYLSLIGGIFALALGFDAITRERENRTLKVLMSHPVYRDQVILGKLLGGAMTLAVAVIVTFLIVLGTLMGLGITVDGTAVIRLAVYFLFAYIYLMVFFAMAVAFSTRSSSSGNALMYSLVLFLVLTLVINAIAPIVADHVAGPKPQPPQEAFVDYSGNVTLEELQAQEKLWQEYDERIQEWSKRYFGTIDKINSLSPTSGFQQIAQYVLNPHARSLEDMFSAVLGYGTTEEEPNYTLAESLSFAKREIAFLIAYVVITFIAAYLGFVRAEIR, from the coding sequence ATGATAGGGGCAATAGCGGGAAAGGAGTTCAGGGACTACCTGACGAGCAAGAGATTTATTGTGCTATTTGCGTTCCTCCTCGGTGTTACGCTGCTCGCCCTCGTGCAGGTTAAGGTAGGGATGACCACGTGGCAAGGAATTTCGATAGAGATAGGGAAAGAAAACCTCAAGGTATACCAGGTGATGGGGGGCGTAACCTACTACCTGAGCCTCATCGGAGGTATCTTCGCCCTAGCGCTGGGCTTTGATGCAATAACGAGGGAGAGGGAGAACAGAACGCTGAAGGTGCTCATGAGCCATCCAGTTTACCGAGATCAGGTGATTCTCGGCAAGCTCCTGGGCGGGGCTATGACCCTGGCAGTGGCGGTCATTGTGACGTTCCTCATAGTCCTTGGAACCCTCATGGGGCTGGGCATCACAGTGGACGGTACCGCCGTTATCCGGCTGGCGGTCTACTTCCTCTTCGCGTACATATACCTCATGGTGTTCTTCGCCATGGCGGTGGCTTTCTCCACCAGGTCATCCTCAAGTGGAAATGCCCTTATGTACTCCCTGGTGCTCTTCCTCGTGCTAACCTTAGTCATCAACGCAATAGCACCCATAGTGGCGGACCACGTGGCTGGGCCAAAGCCCCAGCCCCCGCAGGAAGCGTTCGTGGACTATTCCGGGAACGTAACCTTGGAGGAACTGCAGGCGCAGGAAAAGCTCTGGCAGGAGTACGACGAACGGATACAGGAATGGAGCAAGAGGTACTTCGGAACCATCGATAAAATCAACAGCCTGTCACCTACCTCGGGCTTCCAGCAGATAGCGCAGTACGTACTGAATCCGCACGCACGCTCCTTGGAGGACATGTTTTCAGCGGTACTGGGATATGGAACTACCGAGGAGGAGCCGAACTACACCCTCGCAGAAAGCCTCTCGTTCGCCAAGAGGGAGATAGCCTTCCTGATAGCGTACGTGGTAATAACCTTCATCGCAGCATACCTTGGGTTCGTAAGGGCTGAGATAAGGTGA